Proteins encoded together in one Telopea speciosissima isolate NSW1024214 ecotype Mountain lineage chromosome 6, Tspe_v1, whole genome shotgun sequence window:
- the LOC122666067 gene encoding putative RING-H2 finger protein ATL21A produces the protein MDSSLVLSFLLFIFLFHFSYRVTGQKSCQTYTCSDSTGPAIRFPFRIEGLQQETCGYPGFDLKCSKQSNTILEIPSSGRFWLQEIDYTKQEIGIVDPDNCLWRKLRSLNLSGSPFKGFYYENYWMVKCSTKLTMVSVPPSKFIDCMSNSSYNVWATASEVDALMMLPMGCELIATMSVPVPWSGYYENGDQTSFNGQRENLVLKWDEPYCADCEAKGGRCGRLQSNSSLEVGCFDVSRTRHVLYFWGKTGLPRSVSYAVTIGVGIPVLLCGIGLACYVGDRVKRYRRRNTHVAEAGSSSIINSQPIVIVVGLDNTTIESYPKVVLGESCRLPKPNDNTCSICLAEYQPKETLRTIPQCQHCFHADCIDEWLRTNATCPLCRTSPAPLSSAHSPP, from the exons ATGGATTCCTCACTcgttctctcctttctccttttcaTCTTCTTATTCCATTTCAGTTACAGGGTAACAGGTCAAAAGAGTTGCCAGACTTATACCTGCAGCGACAGTACCGGACCGGCGATTCGATTCCCTTTCAGAATAGAAGGGCTTCAGCAGGAGACTTGTGGATACCCAGGGTTCGACCTCAAGTGCAGTAAACAGAGTAATACGATTCTGGAGATTCCGTCTTCAGGAAGGTTTTGGTTACAAGAAATCGATTATACCAAACAGGAGATCGGCATCGTCGATCCAGATAACTGTCTTTGGAGAAAATTACGTTCTTTGAATCTCTCTGGTTCACCTTTCAAGGGATTTTACTACGAGAACTATTGGATGGTTAAGTGTTCGACGAAATTGACGATGGTTTCTGTTCCTCCGTCGAAGTTCATAGATTGTATGAGTAATTCGAGTTATAACGTTTGGGCTACGGCTTCAGAGGTGGATGCGTTGATGATGTTACCGATGGGTTGCGAGCTGATTGCGACGATGTCGGTTCCGGTTCCTTGGTCGGGATACTATGAGAACGGTGATCAAACCTCGTTTAATGGCCAGAGAGAAAACCTTGTGCTTAAATGGGATGAGCCCTATTGCGCTGATTGTGAGGCGAAGGGAGGGAGATGCGGGCGGTTGCAGAGCAACTCCAGTCTTGAAGTTGGATGTTTCGATGTTTCTCGAACTCGACACG tgttgtacTTTTGGGGGAAAACAGGATTACCAAGGAGTGTGAGCTATGCAGTGACCATAGGAGTTGGCATACCAGTACTCTTATGTGGGATTGGGCTTGCATGCTATGTTGGTGACAGGGTCAAGAGATACAGGAGACGCAATACTCATGTAGCAGAGGCTGGATCCTCCTCCATCATCAATTCCCAGCCCATCGTCATCGTCGTCGGCCTCGACAACACAACCATTGAATCTTATCCCAAAGTGGTACTCGGTGAGAGCTGCCGGCTACCCAAACCTAATGACAATACATGCTCCATCTGCTTGGCAGAGTACCAGCCCAAGGAGACACTCAGAACTATACCACAATGCCAACACTGTTTCCATGCTGACTGTATTGATGAATGGCTTAGAACCAACGCGACCTGTCCCCTGTGCCGGACTTCTCCAGCGCCACTGTCGTCTGCCCATTCACCTCCATAA